A single Chryseobacterium sp. DNA region contains:
- a CDS encoding transposase: MNFKDVHLGQMMQMKVAESGIEISRICNFLHCTEQEIWEMYKAKSLDSEILLKWSKLLEYDFFRIYSQHLILYAPITSEVKSNNKKSSLPKFRKNIYTKQIVDFILEQISSGNMTRNEVIERYRIPKTTLYKWISKYENK; this comes from the coding sequence ATGAATTTTAAAGATGTCCACCTAGGACAAATGATGCAGATGAAGGTTGCAGAAAGCGGGATAGAAATATCCCGCATCTGTAATTTTTTACATTGTACAGAACAGGAAATCTGGGAAATGTATAAAGCTAAAAGCCTGGATTCAGAAATTCTTCTGAAGTGGAGCAAGCTTTTGGAATATGATTTTTTCAGGATCTATAGCCAGCATCTTATCCTGTATGCACCAATAACTTCAGAGGTTAAGAGCAATAATAAAAAATCCAGTCTGCCAAAATTCCGAAAGAATATTTATACAAAGCAGATTGTAGATTTTATTTTAGAACAGATTAGTTCCGGCAATATGACCAGAAATGAAGTAATAGAACGTTATAGGATACCCAAAACAACGCTTTACAAATGGATAAGCAAATATGAAAATAAATAA
- a CDS encoding NADPH-dependent FMN reductase, producing MNKVIGLIAGSLRKESFSKKIAKALVSMAPEGFDFKMISIENLPVYNQDFDDDHTVPESYVKFRDEIRNTDGVIFVTPEHNRSVPAALKNALDIGSRPAGKSVWNGKPGAVFSNSPGNLSAFGANHHVRQSLVFLNVPAMQQPEVYLPHIDKVWDETGNLKDQDTKAFLQKAVDAYIEWFKKNSSSSVDG from the coding sequence ATGAATAAGGTAATCGGACTTATCGCGGGAAGCTTACGGAAAGAGTCTTTCTCGAAAAAAATAGCGAAGGCATTGGTTTCCATGGCTCCTGAGGGTTTTGATTTTAAAATGATTTCCATTGAAAACTTACCGGTATACAATCAGGATTTTGATGATGATCATACTGTTCCTGAATCTTATGTCAAATTCAGAGATGAGATAAGGAATACAGACGGGGTGATCTTTGTTACTCCGGAACATAACAGATCTGTTCCTGCAGCTCTTAAAAACGCCCTGGATATTGGTTCAAGGCCTGCCGGAAAAAGTGTCTGGAACGGAAAGCCCGGTGCGGTATTCAGTAATTCCCCCGGAAACCTTTCTGCTTTCGGAGCGAATCACCATGTAAGGCAAAGTCTTGTTTTTCTCAATGTTCCTGCCATGCAGCAGCCGGAGGTTTATCTCCCGCATATCGATAAGGTATGGGATGAAACCGGAAATTTAAAAGACCAGGATACCAAAGCCTTTCTTCAAAAGGCAGTAGATGCTTATATTGAATGGTTTAAAAAGAACAGCAGCTCGTCAGTAGACGGATAA